One region of Macadamia integrifolia cultivar HAES 741 chromosome 11, SCU_Mint_v3, whole genome shotgun sequence genomic DNA includes:
- the LOC122092811 gene encoding protein THYLAKOID FORMATION1, chloroplastic-like has translation MAAISSLSFTAVGQASDRKVSVSATRSSASSFYGFRFRSNFTSDPIAVRSQNSSSRVVIQCMSVASDLPTVSETKLNFLKAYKRPIPSIYNSVLQELIVQQHLMRYKRTYRYDPVFALGFVTVYDQLMEGYPSDDDSEAIFRAYIQALREEPEQYRNDAKKLEEWARAQNAGSLVEFPAREGEIEGILKDISERAGGKGSFSYSRFFAVGLFRILELANSMEPTILEKLCAALNINKRSVDRDLDVYRNLLSKLVQAKELLREYVDREKKKREERAESQKANEAIMKCLRESQYAGQ, from the exons ATGGCGGCCATTTCTTCGTTATCTTTCACTGCAGTAGGTCAAGCTTCGGATAGGAAAGTATCTGTTTCAGCGACTCGATCAtctgcttcttctttctatGGTTTCCGATTTCGATCGAACTTTACCTCTGATCCGATTGCTGTTCGTTCCCAAAATTCAAGTTCTCGAGTGGTTATTCAATGCATGTCAGTTGCATCAG ATTTGCCCACGGTGTCCGAGACAAAGTTGAATTTTCTCAAGGCATACAAACGGCCAATTCCTAGTATATACAATTCAGTGTTGCAGGAGCTGATTGTCCAACAGCATTTGATGAGGTACAAGCGGACATACCGTTATGATCCTGTGTTTGCTCTCGGCTTTGTCACTGTGTATGATCAGCTGATGGAGGGTTATCCGAGTGACGACGATAGTGAAGCCATTTTCAGAGCCTATATCCAGGCACTGAGGGAGGAACCTGAACAATACAG AAATGATGCAAAAAAGTTGGAAGAATGGGCACGTGCACAGAATGCCGGTTCATTGGTTGAGTTTCCAGCTAGAGAAGGAGAAATTGAAGGGATCCTAAAAGATATTTCAGAACGGGCTGGTGGCAAGGGGAGTTTCAGCTATAGTCGTTTCTTTGCAGTTGGATTGTTTCGTATTTTGGAGTTGGCAAATTCAATGGAGCCAACAATATTAGAAAAG CTCTGTGCGGCCTTAAACATAAACAAGAGAAGTGTTGATCGGGACCTTGATGTATACCGCAACCTACTGTCCAAGTTAGTTCAAGCAAAGGAACTCCTGAGGGAGTATGTGGATAG agaaaagaagaaaagagaagaaagggcaGAATCACAGAAGGCTAATGAGGCCATTATGAAATGTTTGAGAGAATCCCAATATGCAGGACAGTAA